The following are from one region of the Nymphaea colorata isolate Beijing-Zhang1983 chromosome 7, ASM883128v2, whole genome shotgun sequence genome:
- the LOC126410239 gene encoding uncharacterized protein LOC126410239 encodes MTLVVLLLNAPPKGYEPQPPYMTTRKEQTILTEAAAEIEEFATHPIEGDRKLSLNDKQKDPLPKRLTKSKAGKEGISETLYGNNLLDLSVAESDPAAEDEDEKRKTRQQQREVAAEDEDEKRKTRQQQREVAAEDEDEKRKTRQQQREVAAEDEDEKRKTRQQQREVTVEDEDEKRKTTQQHCEVAPEDEDEKRKTRGAQT; translated from the exons ATGACTCTTGTTGTGCTCCTTCTAAATGCACCACCAAAAGGATACGAGCCACAACCTCCATACATGACCACAAGAAAAGAACAG ACAATCTTGACGGAGGCTGCGGCCGAGATAGAAGAATTCGCCACAcatcccattgaaggagaccgcaagctgaGCCTCAATGACAAGCAAAAGGATCCACTGCCAAAACGACTGACCAAAAGCAAGGCGGGTAAGGAG ggTATCTCTGAGACACTTTATGGGAACAATTTACTTGATCTGTCAGTGGCTGAGTCAGACCCAG CGGCGGAGgacgaagatgagaagaggaagacgaggcaGCAACAGCGTGAGGTAGCGGCAGAGgacgaagatgagaagaggaagacgaggcaGCAACAGCGTGAGGTAGCGGCAGAGgacgaagatgagaagaggaagacgaggcaGCAACAGCGTGAGGTAGCGGCAGAGgacgaagatgagaagaggaagacgaggcaGCAGCAGCGTGAGGTAACGGTGGAGgacgaagatgagaagaggaagacgacgCAGCAGCACTGTGAGGTAGCGCCGGAGgacgaagatgagaagaggaagacgaggggaGCCCAGACGTGA